The Apium graveolens cultivar Ventura chromosome 6, ASM990537v1, whole genome shotgun sequence genome contains a region encoding:
- the LOC141666367 gene encoding uncharacterized protein LOC141666367 has translation MDRYAREAKDKPLTNVNHLSQRPPELFEREATDILFRENDAKWVHYPPTDALVIKMKIGTMNVHRAMVDTGSSTDVLTYDAYKKLGLLDRKLTSTGGHLYGFTGNSIGVKGIIRLPVTIGEEPYVATQIAMFTVVDQPCAYNVIVGGPLMRAMRMMTSIHHMTVKFPTPTGVGFLKSCQYESRVCYNQTLRAAESGNVLKETAGPGEGDVFMEEAEGRKRVRPEGHETCNLISIEELPKNYFEHMGI, from the coding sequence ATGGACAGGTATGCTCGAGAGGCAAAGGACAAGCCCCTTACCAACGTCAACCATCTGAGCCAAAGGCCCCCGGAGCTCTTTGAAAGGGAGGCCACTGACATCTTATTTAGGGAGAACGATGCGAAATGGGTGCATTACCCTCCTACAGATGCCCTGGTTataaaaatgaagattgggaCGATGAATGTTCACCGAGCAATGGTGGATACCGGGAGCTCGACTGATGTTTTGACTTATGATGCCTACAAGAAGCTGGGATTATTGGATAGAAAATTAACCTCGACAGGTGGACACCTATACGGGTTCACGGGAAACTCGATCGGAGTGAAAGGGATAATTCGGCTCCCGGTGACCATAGGAGAAGAGCCCTATGTGGCCACCCAGATCGCTATGTTTACGGTTGTAGATCAGCCTTGTGCCTACAATGTTATAGTGGGCGGACCACTCATGAGGGCAATGAGGATGATGACCTCGATCCATCACATGACTGTAAAATTCCCAACCCCCACGGGGGTAGGCTTCTTGAAGAGCTGTCAATACGAATCAAGGGTCTGCTACAACCAGACACTCAGGGCGGCCGAGTCAGGAAATGTATTAAAGGAAACAGCTGGACCGGGTGAAGGCGATGTCTTTATGGAAGAGGCTGAGGGCAGAAAGAGAGTACGTCCTGAGGGACACGAGACTTGTAACCTGATTTCAATCGAGGAATTGCCCAAGAACTATTTCGAGCACATGGGGATTTAG